From the Purpureocillium takamizusanense chromosome 6, complete sequence genome, one window contains:
- a CDS encoding uncharacterized protein (COG:M~EggNog:ENOG503P0CS) has translation MALLALPNELVAQIAQCLPTERDLSRLSQTCRRLNQPVTLILYRRNNQQGSNTALTWAVRKNIPAILRHAVNAGTRISDCRLPLLFDAALRGHVKVLKALLSLCKLESLVWDSTATTPLFVAIRNGHADFVRVLLEHGADPLLPSPYGRGETPLHTAARYPREVDIAAMLVHASHDIAPRQATDGTPLHVAAGHGHVRMVEMLLDRGADPTQVENNSTPLGLAVENGHTDTAKLLLERSPGVAGHVFEGIPVLYEAAGDAAAELLLLLLQHGADPHERLKSGNLPLHMAAAAGNTDAIRVLLDHGSPIDAQCETGETALHLAVLNGRTTAVQLLLEAGANTLLATTKAGNQPLHLVQDSFAGIVVDALLDHGADIAARNNLGWTPVAAAMKSSCAEVVRRLVERGADVDDSTSKLPLLSLAVDHSDMDTVAFLHARGATLAAVDEFGCTALHVAAKNGDFEIAEFLLEHGADCQAVDSYGWTPLLLAAANGHHRSVEGLVKGGADLEQANGERYTPLLLAVENNHLQVVDVLLANGASLLATQCNGRGAAMLAAMGGHVGLLKRLLATGNVDIDQRDIDNRTALLLAAMRGKATAVKVLLSQEPPPASDIKDRFGATPLIMAARNGQTAILYRLLETGNQPVHAQDVFGHTALCWAAQSGSHEAFSLLASVAAGDDDGLYTLQAERIHFSTATCYCDVCGRCTIFSLRDRTQACKACAFADNSVFVICASCADAGAKCRDEDHAWQPHECDCEDGSDYEEEEEEEEEEEEEEEEEESSDDESEEEDWDVSRNGSSQEAEDPTEEEASAGSPGDEGTTAAS, from the coding sequence ATGGCGTTGCTCGCCCTGCCAaacgagctcgtcgcgcagaTCGCTCAGTGTCTGCCCACAGAGCGCGACTTGAGCCGGCTCAGCCAGACGTGTCGACGACTCAACCAGCCCGTCACGCTGATCCTGTATCGTCGCAACAACCAACAAGGGTCCAACACGGCGTTGACATGGGCCGTGAGGAAGAATATTCCAGCCATCCTCCGGCACGCAGTCAACGCGGGCACTCGCATCAGCGACTGCCGGCTGCCTCTGCTCTTCGATGCCGCGCTCAGAGGCCACGTCAAGGTGCTGAAGGCGCTGTTGAGCCTGTGCAAGCTCGAGTCGCTCGTCTGGGACTCGACGGCAACCACCCCGCTCTTCGTCGCCATTCGAAACGGACACGCCGACTTCGTCAGGGTCCTGCTCGAGCACGGGGCGGACCCGTTGCTGCCTTCGCCTTACGGGCGCGGTGAAACGCCGCTGCATACCGCCGCGCGGTACCCGCGAGAGGTtgacatcgccgccatgctggTCCATGCGAGCCACGACATCGCGCCCCGTCAGGCGACCGATGGGACGCCGTTGCACGTCGCGGCTGGCCATGGGCATGTGCGCATGGTGGAGATGCTTCTGGATCGCGGTGCAGACCCCACGCAGGTGGAAAACAACTCTACGCCTCTGGGACTGGCCGTGGAAAATGGACACACGGACACTGCGAAGCTGCTACTGGAGAGGTCTCCCGGTGTAGCGGGCCACGTATTCGAAGGTATCCCGGTGCTCTATGAGGCCGCGGGTGATGCCGCAGCGGAGTtgctcttgctgctgctccaacACGGCGCCGATCCCCATGAAAGGCTGAAGTCGGGGAATCTTCCCTTGCACATggcagcggctgcgggcAACACCGACGCCATCAGGGTTTTGCTTGACCATGGATCTCCCATCGACGCTCAGTGTGAGACCGGCGAGACCGCATTGCATTTGGCGGTCCTAAACGGCAGAACCACCGCCGTCCAGCTACTCCTGGAAGCGGGAGCGAATACCTTgctcgccaccaccaaagCCGGCAACCAGCCACTGCACCTGGTGCAAGACTCATTCGCAGGCATTGTGGTTGACGCACTGCTCGATCATGGtgccgacatcgccgcccggAACAACTTGGGGTGGACtcccgtggccgccgccatgaagaGCTCGTGCGCAGAAGTTGTGAGGCGTCTTGTCGAACGCGGCGCAGACGTTGACGACTCAACGTCAAAGTTGCCATTGCTCTCGTTGGCTGTTGACCATAGCGACATGGACACCGTCGCTTTTCTCCACGCCCGTGGAGCCACCctggccgccgttgacgagtTTGGTTGCACCGCACTGCATGTCGCGGCCAAGAACGGTGATTTCGAAATAGCCGAGTTCCTCTTGGAGCACGGGGCCGACTGTCAAGCGGTAGACTCGTACGGATGGACACCGCTGCTGTTGGCCGCGGCGAACGGGCACCACAGATCGGTCGAAGGGCTCGTCAAGGGGGGTGCCGACTTGGAGCAAGCAAACGGAGAACGGTACACGCCGCTTCTCCTTGCGGTGGAAAATAATCACCTCCAAGTTGTCGACGTACTTCTCGCCAACGGCGCGAGCTTGCTGGCCACCCAATGTAACGGTAGGGGGGCTGCCATGCTTGCGGCAATGGGTGGGCACGTCGGATTGCTCAAGCGACTACTCGCAACCGGCAACGTAGACATCGACCAGCGAGACATTGATAACCGAACAGCGCTTCTGCTCGCGGCGATGCGTGGAAAAGCGACAGCTGTCAAAGTCCTCCTCTCGCAAGAACCCCCTCCTGCCAGTGACATTAAAGACAGGTTCGGAGCAACGCccctcatcatggccgcgcgCAATGGGCAAACCGCTATACTTTATCGTCTTCTGGAGACCGGAAACCAGCCAGTCCACGCCCAGGATGTGTTTGGCCACACGGCTCTGTGCTGGGCCGCGCAGAGTGGCAGCCACGAAGCCTTTAGTCTCCTTGCCAGTGTCGCTGCtggggatgacgacggcctttACACATTACAAGCCGAGCGAATCCACTTCTCAACGGCAACATGCTACTGCGACGTCTGCGGGCGCTGCACCATATTTTCCTTGCGTGATAGGACGCAGGCGTGCAAGGCGTGCGCGTTCGCTGACAACTCCGTGTTCGTCATATGCGCGTCCTGTGCGGACGCCGGGGCCAAGTGTCGCGACGAAGACCATGCCTGGCAGCCGCACGAGTGCGATTGCGAAGATGGATCTGACtacgaagaagaagaagaagaagaagaagaagaagaggaggaggaggaggaggaggagagcagCGATGATGAGTCCGAAGAGGAGGATTGGGACGTGAGCCGAAACGGGTCCTCTCAGGAGGCGGAGGATccgaccgaggaggaggctaGTGCCGGATCCCCTGGGGATGAGGGAACAACGGCCGCCTCATGA
- a CDS encoding uncharacterized protein (COG:G~TransMembrane:1 (o45-65i)~CAZy:GH93~EggNog:ENOG503P202), with the protein MGRPHCPSKRPGGLELSRGSETYERETNERTTGSPPPTTMTSLSLFVRLFAFMALLASACHGASIHTNKLLRGRAPTAAAAAAAPQTVDRSDGASYMRTTQYRSEDDIVGVYESIEGDDLVLRVAASDDAGVSWYPMGFVLSVKNSEYSIGNPHILALEDGRLLCAHRNHRWDPNIKDRFATFGIGIHQSWDGGKSWQELSRPDDRIRTGVDGIWEPFLRISPTSDKLQVFWSNEMTTWDQDIVYQESDNYGETWSAPVTVAGADRTARDGMPSVVNVESQAFTVFESGTGPLFVVDIVSSNDDNMKGWGDRHRIYTPKGDNLQAGAPWVINVGGILVVSFMTNEDTRDLPNVDGGELKIVWSTDRGVTWSSPITVGQRGSHWPGMMALNDTDFLVTWSQDGSGMLSQKFRFGY; encoded by the exons ATGGGCCGGCCACACTGCCCGTCCAAGAGGCCCGGTGGTTTGGAATTGAGTCGAGGCAGTGAGACATATGAGAGGGaaacgaacgaacgaaccactgggtcgccgccgccaaccaccaTGACCTCGCTATCACTCTTCGTCCGGCTTTTTGCCTTTATGGCCCTTCTTGCCTCGGCTTGCCATGGCGCCTCCATCCATACAAACAAGTTGTTGCGAGGCCGAgccccgacggcagcggcagccgcagccgcgccacAGACCGTGGACAGAAGCGACGGCGCGTCGTACATGCGTACTACGCAATATAGATCCGAGGACGACATAGTCGGCGTATACGAATCCATCGAGGGTGACGACCTAGTCCTCCGTGTTGCGGCATCCGACGACGCAGGAGTCTCGTGGTACCCCATGGGCTTCGTGCTGTCCGTCAAGAACAGCGAGTACAGCATCGGAAACCCACATATCCTTGCGCTGGAAGATGGACGACTGCTGTGCGCGCATCGAAACCACCGCTGGGACCCGAACATCAAGGATCGGTTCGCCACCTTTGGCATCGGGATCCACCAGTCGTGGGACGGGGGTAAGAGCTGGCAGGAGCTATCTCGCCCTGACGATCGGATCCGGacaggcgtcgacggcatctgGGAACCATTCTTACGGATATCGCCCACGTCGGATAAGCTGCAGGTGTTTTGGTCCAACGAAATGACCACGTGGGATCAGGATATCGTCTATCAGGAGTCGGACAACTATGGCGAGACGTGGTCGGCGCCCGTTACTGtagccggcgccgacagaACCGCGCGTGACGGCATGCCGAGCGTGGTCAACGTAGAGTCTCAAGCCTT TACCGTATTCGAGAGCGGCACTGGTCCACTattcgtcgtcgacatcgtcagcagcaacgacgacaacatgAAGGGATGGGGTGACCGCCATCGCATATACACGCCAAAGGGCGACAAcctgcaggcaggcgcgCCGTGGGTCATCAACGTCGGCGGCATACTGGTCGTCAGCTTCATGACAAACGAGGACACGAGGGACTTGCCgaacgtcgacggcggcgagctcaagATTGTGTGGAGCACAGACCGGGGTGTTACATGGAGCTCGCCCATAACCGTCGGGCAGAGGGGCTCTCACTGGCCCGGCATGATGGCCCTCAACGACACAGACTTCCTGGTCACCTGGTCGCAGGATGGCTCCGGGATGTTGAGTCAAAAGTTCCGCTTCGGTTATTAG
- a CDS encoding uncharacterized protein (COG:S~SECRETED:SignalP(1-17~SECRETED:cutsite=IHC-QL~SECRETED:prob=0.8508)~EggNog:ENOG503PEV2), giving the protein MFPTLALVALLVGKIHCQLEAPVPGYGVFIPSWTVQLSPGSEPVTINGTVEDVVSEIKKVNPHWIALEGATDSSEPSSSATRRKKRADFSGGDVECLDSSHGYGHAIKRRIQQGIRYLHGVHGRPHHEAGPEECGRVSCSYNSAIWWCNNNRDRLQLSSFQDIADGAQRVLNICPAEYRVTHGDSVAGAAYHPRNNWLVIVRKNEC; this is encoded by the exons ATGTTTCCGACTCTCGCTCTCGTGGCCCTGTTGGTTGGCAAG ATCCACTGCCAGCTTGAAGCACCCGTCCCAGGATACGGCGTCTTCATTCCTAGTTGGACCGTGCAGTTGAGTCCTGGAAGCGAGCCCGTGACCATCAACGGGACGGTTGAAGACGTCGTGAGCGAGATCAAAAAAGTGAACCCTCACTGGATCGCACTGGAAGGCGCGACAGACTCCTccgagccgtcgtcgtcggcgacgaggaggaagaagcggGCCGACTTCTCAGGTGGCGACGTTGAGTGCCTTGATAGCTCACATGGCTATGGCCATGCCATCAAGCGAAGAATTCAGCAAGGAATCAGGTACCTGCACGGCGTTCATGGTAGGCCGCATCATGAGGCCGGTCCAGAAGAATGCGGTCGCGTCAGCTGCTCATACAACTCTGCCATTTGGTGGTGCAACAAC AATCGCGACAGGCTTCAACTATCCTCATTTCAGGACATTGCTGACGGCGCCCAACGCGTCTTGAACATCTGCCCGGCGGAATACCGCGTAACCCACGGCGACAGCGTCGCAGGTGCGGCCTATCACCCCAGGAACAACTGGCTCGTTATCGTAAGGAAAAATGAATGCTAA
- a CDS encoding uncharacterized protein (SECRETED:SignalP(1-15~SECRETED:cutsite=ALS-TR~SECRETED:prob=0.4984)~EggNog:ENOG503PETK), producing MHLLLCLATVAGALSTRIAGEGVYRQPEAKSALTAKVEIGGAPANATTFDGVTSVIPIRGGVVGGSFFQGNLVANLSSSAERVLPGSNGGKTEVETRWVLEDGKGQRILANMHGMTTYANEALHGFGVARLMTDVDQYSWVSWETFSVEWTGEYYTGTAEFEVFSLASGGRRDGKPIKALLPPPGKAQ from the exons ATGCATCTTCTTCTTTGCCTCGCGAccgtcgctggcgccctGTCTACCAGAATCGCCGGTGAAGGCGTGTACCGGCAGCCCGAGGCCAAGTCCGCCCTCACCGCCAAAGTCGAGATCGGCGGAGCTCCAGCGAATGCAACCACGTTTGACGGCGTCACCTCTGTGATCcccatccgcggcggcgtggtcggGGGAAGCTTCTTCCAAGGAAATCTGGTGGCGAAcctctcttcctcggcggAGAGGGTCCTGCCCGGCTCcaacggcggcaagacg GAAGTAGAGACGCGGTGGGTCCTCGAGGATGGGAAAGGCCAGCGCATCCTGGCCAACATGCATGGCATGACAACGTACGCCAACGAGGCGTTGCATGGATTCGGCGTCGC GCGCCTGATGACGGATGTCGACCAATACTCGTGGGTGAGCTGGGAGACGTTTTCGGTCGAGTGGACGGGCGAGTACTACACTGGCACAGCGGAGTTTGAGGTGTTTTCGCTCGCCAGCGGTGGACGCAGGGACGGCAAGCCGATCAAGGCGCTGCTCCCACCACCGGGAAAGGCGCAATAG
- a CDS encoding uncharacterized protein (EggNog:ENOG503PHCD) — translation MADLAGTIVGAVSFGLQLATALQTFTVLAIEADDALRDIVFEVNATAAALGQLQTIVDADRAIPDDDDDDAAARSRVLNDSGRHQVQTLALRCEKVYGVIVRLVLKASGSGSSSTGNNNEGGDGGDGNPTLSGGRARAALLDVSTLKPMNVLRRLRWPWLIPRINRCQEQLRWLKISLLVTLQVANLAGQQIRAGEKAASPEDDGDDDDVWARQAIDKLWQRQALLERRAAVGDGRAGDDSARARGRSSKKSDEAMRPRPSAALATDQDAAGSISQPSPLVGNLTNPYARTAASPDWQLGTTSSRHVTGECSPYNESKAAVSVAFVSRGRQHNTYRGESGAVGRAKRYPWVDDLVEPRGSLVRNKTAAQDVKAPWQERRVPWQEHEPELNTPDVTGGKTIRLARGAHSSSSSHAHTGQENRGNVFAQWFPRLAGAGSKGPPLFVKDTPSDDLKAFIVDEQGGIRPVPFGHRNLEYNLTRIVKSHKRSTWTQYLDADAETQALLAKATDSARKTTNHSVALVAFQRLESRPNALVVFYAVTEPLQPVQFTKDVSRRFMVPYGACDTYEEFSRTILALLSDDPRLQRAVRKGSFELRTERGETIHPTLWAGWIQPGAIVVMKALPERSVPDFPAGSSKDGRADEKMPEHSRPVRRPGISGHLHSGAPVEAVRPSSPPWERIFVPTEMASENTYETVVEENKGDETVAENIEAGNVQIAAAVAHARRRRTVLGRLVGSLGSLGTGLSRRRRGRRGGPVQDSLEGVTWMTPGKHVVVGVDDATDDDVASWEPDNEDEGEGAHSDSYKQDGLAAGSDDDSEDIALEEYTKEAVPGTTRSVDELLRRWTNAPRREVSSDMAA, via the exons AtggccgacctcgccggcacaATCGTCGGGGCGGTCTCCTTCGGGCTGCAGCTCGCGACGGCCCTCCAGACGTTTACGGTGCTCGCCAtcgaggcggacgacgcgctgcgcgacatCGTGTTCGAGGTCaacgccacggccgcggccctcggTCAGCTGCAGACCATTGTCGACGCGGACAGGGCCATccccgacgatgatgatgatgatgccgcagCCAGGTCCCGCGTGCTGAACGACAGCGGACGGCACCAAGTCCagacgctggcgctgcgctgcgagaAGGTGTACGGGGTTATCGTCCGGCTCGTGCTGAAagcgagcggcagcggcagtagcAGCACCGGGAACAACaacgaaggcggcgacggcggcgatggtaACCCTACGCTAAGCGGGGGGCGCgcccgggcggcgctgctggacgtATCGACGCTGAAGCCCATGAACGTGCTCAGGCGGCTccgctggccgtggctgATACCCCGAATCAACCGCTGCCAGGAGCAGTTGCGGTGGCTCAAGATCAGCTTGCTCGTCACGCTGCAGGTTGCGAATCTGGCTGGACAGCAGATCAG GGCCGGGGAGAAGGCAGCATCTCCCgaggatgatggtgatgatgatgatgtctgGGCGCGGCAGGCCATTGACAAGCTCTGGCAGCGCCAGGCTCTCCttgagcggcgggcggcggtcggtGATGGACGAGCAGGCGATGACAGTGCCCGAGCAAGGGGAAGGTCATCGAAGAAGTCGGATGAAGCGatgcggccaaggccaagcgcAGCCTTGGCCACTGAtcaagacgccgccggctccaTCAGCCAGCCTTCACCACTTGTCGGAAACTTGACGAACCCCTACGCACGTACAGCAGCATCTCCGGACTGGCAACTGGGTACAACGTCGTCGAGACATGTTACAGGTGAGTGTTCGCCTTACAACGAGAGCAAGGCCGCAGTGAGCGTGGCCTTTGTAAGCCGGGGCCGCCAGCACAACACGTACCGTGGCGAAAGCGGCGCTGTCGGTCGCGCAAAACGATACCCCTGGGTCGACGACCTGGTAGAGCCTAGAGGATCACTGGTACGCAACAAGACCGCTGCGCAGGATGTGAAAGCGCCATGGCAAGAAAGGAGAGTGCCATGGCAAGAGCACGAGCCGGAGCTAAACACACCGGACGTCACCGGGGGCAAGACTATACGACTAGCCCGAGGAGCCCattcttcatcatcgtcacaCGCACATACTGGTCAAGAGAACCGCGGAAACGTATTCGCGCAATGGTTTCCTAGACTCGCCGGTGCTGGGTCCAAGGGGCCACCACTGTTTGTGAAGGACACCCCCAGCGACGATCTGAAAGCCTTCATCGTCGATGAGCAGGGGGGTATACGGCCCGTGCCGTTTGGCCACCGGAACCTCGAGTACAATCTCACACGGATCGTCAAATCGCACAAGCGAAGCACTTGGACGCAGTACCTGGATGCGGACGCGGAGACgcaggccctgctcgccaaGGCCACGGATTCAGccaggaagacgacgaaccacagcgtcgccctcgtcgccttccaACGGCTCGAGAGTCGGCCAAACGCCTTAGTCGTGTTCTACGCCGTAACAGAGCCCCTGCAGCCGGTACAGTTTACTAAGGATGTGAGCCGTAGGTTCATGGTTCCGTACGGTGCGTGTGACACCTACGAG GAGTTTTCCCGCACTATACTTGCGCTGTTGAGCGATGACCCACGGCTGCAAAGGGCGGTGCGCAAAGGGTCGTTTGAGCTCCGGACCGAACGCGGCGAAACGATTCACCCGACTCTTTGGGCGGGATGGATACAGCCCGGTGCTATTGTTGTAATGAAGGCTTTGCCTGAGCGCAGCGTACCAGATTTCCCGGCCGGATCTTCAAAGGACGGCCGCGCGGATGAGAAGATGCCCGAGCATAGCAGACCCGTCCGAAGGCCTGGAATAAGCGGGCATTTGCACAGCGGTGCGCCGGTAGAGGCTGTTCGGCCCTCGTCACCTCCATGGGAACGCATTTTTGTCCCTACTGAAATGGCGTCTGAGAATACATATGAAACGGTGGTTGAGGAGAACAAGGGCGATGAGACGGTGGCTGAGAATATTGAGGCCGGCAATGTGCAAATCGCCGCGGCTGTGGCTCACGCACGCCGTAGGAGAACCGTGCTCGGCCGCCTGGTGGGATCGCTGGGTTCCCTCGGCACAGGTCTCtccaggcgacggcgtgggcgtcgtggcgggcCGGTTCAGGACAGTCTTGAAGGCGTCACATGGATGACCCCAGGCAAgcatgtggtggtgggcgtcgacgatgctaCGGATGACGATGTCGCATCGTGGGAACCTGACAACGAAGACGAGGGAGAAGGAGCACACAGTGATAGCTATAAACAAGACGGACTAGCTGCTGGGTCAGACGATGATTCTGAGGACATTGCCTTGGAGGAGTATACCAAGGAGGCCGTGCCGGGGACCACTCGGTCAGTCGACGAACTGCTTCGACGCTGGACGAACGCGCCGCGGAGAGAGGTGTCGTCTGACATGGCGGCATGA
- a CDS encoding uncharacterized protein (COG:S~EggNog:ENOG503PEAR): MKPALRVEPAADEDMPRCMEIFNQSFGFVPIHELSHGADTPANRLVTAALHLRGQREHQARFPRAPPVCVKCVATVVPQQQQQQQQLLQHLDDDPAVTATTVNGSIQGDVQDKIVGYAEWFIYDRARTAADDSSEPFMSRFSWMQETDPEGRARCLAFVRPGNEARRRRMGGRPHGQLKFMCVDGAHRRQGVGSAVVRWGMDRCAELGVPAYLEASVEGMELYRRMGFEDMGPATDDRGEPYAYPAMIWWPPGVRRDDDGAAGVEDVVMAQ, translated from the coding sequence ATGAAGCCcgcgctgcgcgtcgagccggccgccgacgaggacatgccGCGGTGCATGGAAATCTTCAACCAGTCCTTTGGCTTCGTGCCCATACACGAACTCTCGCACGGAgccgacacgcccgccaaccgcctcgtcaccgcggcgctgcacctgcgcggccagcgcgagcACCAGGCTCGCTtcccccgcgcgccgcccgtgtgCGTCAAGTGcgtggcgacggtggtgcctcagcaacagcaacagcagcagcagctgctgcagcatctTGACGATGACCCGGCAgtcaccgccaccaccgtcaaCGGCAGTATCCAAGGGGACGTCCAAGACAAAATCGTCGGCTACGCAGAATGGTTCATCTACGACCGggcgcgcaccgccgccgacgactccTCCGAACCCTTCATGAGCCGCTTCTCCTGGATGCAGGAGACGGACCCCGAgggccgcgcgcgctgccTCGCCTTCGTGCGCCCGGGCaacgaggcgcggcggcggcgcatgggcGGGCGCCCCCACGGGCAGCTCAAGTTCATgtgcgtcgacggcgcgcaccgccgccagggcgTGGGCTCGGCCGTCGTGCGCTGGGGCATGGACCGctgcgccgagctcggcgtccccGCCTACCTCGAGGCCAGCGTCGAGGGCATGGAGCTGTACCGCCGCATGGGCTTCGAGGACAtggggccggcgacggaTGACCGCGGGGAGCCGTACGCGTATCCCGCCATGATATGGTGGCCGCCGGGGGTGAGGCGggatgatgacggtgccgccggcgtcgaggacgtggtGATGGCTCAGTAA
- the MUQ1 gene encoding Ethanolamine-phosphate cytidylyltransferase (EggNog:ENOG503NWRB~COG:I) — protein sequence MAASTGDNPNAPRGEPAPELLDGRIWVDGCFDFFHHGHAGAMVQARQLGDELYAGVHSDEDILANKGPTVMTLEERLAATDACRWVTKSVSHAPYVTELPFISHYGCRYVVHGDDITSDSDGNDCYRFVKEAGRFKVVKRSPGISTTDLVGRMLLCTKTHFIHSLQRMLAGDEGYGSPDERRAQGEAMLARLRLYATDETAKAPGADVWFWTPTTTTKTTTPGRRDGNAGGSGGVADGGSFERLLAGKGPLPGQRVVYVDGGFDLFSSGHIEFLRRVVVAEEELARAAGGWFDDEAAVARRKAANGGKDYGPAYVVVGVHEDEVINEWKGVNYPIMNMFERGLCVLQCKYINAVVFGAPFTPTKAYLTALPLGGDGVPPAAIYHGPTAFMPLTYDPYEAPKAMGIYREIGAHAFADVNAGEIVQRIMRSRDMYEARQRAKGVKAEAEAAAREREVLEEEQRRREEERRA from the exons atggccgcgtcgacgggcgaCAACCCCaacgcgccgcgcggcgagcccgccccggagctgctcgatggcCGCATCTGGGTCGACGGCTGCTTTGACTTTTTCCACCACG GCCACGCGGGCGCCATGGTCCAGGCGcggcagctcggcgacgagctctACGCGGGCGTGCACTCGGACGAGGACATTCTCGCCAACAAGGGGCCGACGGTCatgacgctcgaggagag ACTCGCCGCCACAGACGCCTGCCGCTGGGTCACCAAGTCGGTCAGCCACGCGCCCTACGTGACGGAGCTCCCCTTCATCTCGCACTACGGCTGCCGCTAcgtcgtccacggcgacgacatcacctcggactcggacggcAACGACTGCTACCGCTTCGTCAAGGAGGCCGGCCGCTTCAAGGTGGTCAAGCGCTCCCCCGGCATCTCCACGACGGACCTGGTCGGCCGCATGCTGCTGTGCACCAAGACGCACTTTATACACTCGCTCCAGAGGAtgctggccggcgacgagggctaCGGCTCCCCCGACGAACGCCGCGCccagggcgaggccatgctcgcccgcctgcgcctctACGCCAccgacgagacggccaaggcccccggcgccgacgtgtGGTTCTggaccccgacgacgacgacaaagacgacgacgccaggAAGACGCGACGGGAATgctggtggtagtggtggcgTTGCCGATGGTGGCTCCTTTgagcgcctgctcgccggcaaGGGTCCGCTGCCCGGCCAGCGCGTCGTctacgtcgacggcggcttcgaccTCTTCTCGAGCGGCCACATCGAGTTCCTGCGCCGcgtggtcgtcgccgaggaggagctcgcgcgagccgccggcggctggttcgacgacgaggcggccgtggcgcggcgcaaggcggccaacggcggcaaggactACGGGCCGGCCTATGTCGTGGTGGGCGtgcacgaggacgaggtcatcAACGAGTGGAAGGGCGTCAACTACCCCATCATGAACATGTTTGAGCGCGGGCTCTGCGTGCTGCAGTGCAAGTAcatcaacgccgtcgtcttcggcgcccCCTTTACCCCCACCAAGGCCTACCTGACGGCCCTgcccctgggcggcgacggcgtgccACCCGCGGCCATCTACCACGGCCCCACGGCCTTTATGCCCCTGACGTACGACCCCTACGAGGCGCCCAAGGCCATGGGCATCTACCGCGAGATTGGCGCCCACGCCTTCGCCGACGTCAACGCCGGCGAGATTGTCCAGCGCATCATGCGCAGCCGCGACATGTACGAGGCCAGGCAGCgggccaagggcgtcaaggccgaggccgaggcggcggcccgcgagcgcgaggtgctcgaggaggagcagcggcggcgcgaggaggagcggcgggcgtAG